Sequence from the Neomonachus schauinslandi chromosome 9, ASM220157v2, whole genome shotgun sequence genome:
tcgatcccaggaccctgggagcatgacctgagctgaaggcagacgtttaatgactgagccgcccaggcgcccctagattgtATGTTCTTTGAAAGGAAGGACGGTCTTCATGCATCTCCAGGATCTACCTGGAGCCTGGTGCACAGTGGGAGGAGTTTAGTTGACAGAAATAAAGTgacttgggcgcctgggcggctcagtcgttaagcgtctgccttcggctcaggtcatgatcccgggctccctgctcagcgggaggcctgcttctcctgctcccactccccctgcttgtgttccctctctagctgtctttctctctgtcaaataaaatctttaaaaaaaaaaaaagagaaagaaagtgactTAGGAGTGGTTGGGTGTTGCTGTCGGCTCACAGGAATGGAATACAGCCATTTAGTGGCACAAGGTAGAGGCTATATTTGCAGTTTTTCCGAGCCCTCTTCTTTTCACGTAAATATCTCTAGTATTACCAGTTAGCTACTTTGATAGCAGACTACTTCACACCTTGAAAACCTAATCCTTTTTCCCATAGGTATTTACATAAAGAATTTGCAGAGTCCTGGTCAGTTCCTAGATTAGCTGAAGGCTTTGGTGTCAGCACGGATGTGATCCGAAgggttttaaaaagcaagtttgtACCCACATTGGAGCAGAAGCTGAAGCAGGATCAAAAAGTCCTTAAGAAAGCTGGGCTTGCCCACTCACTCCAGcagctccccagctctggggatacCTTAAAGTCGCTATCTGCAAGCCACTCTGGATCAGGCTCTTTGTTGCTGCAAAGGGGTGAATCCTCATTCAAAGGCTGGGGTCACAACACAGCTTTGTACGTGATAGAATCAAACACTCATGGTACAAATACACCAAggagacagaagggagggagtaAAGGAATCCAGGTCCTGGAGGAGGAGCGCTCCGTGCCTGTTGCAGCAGCCGTAGGTCATCAGCGAGAGCTGCAGAAAGACTCCACCAGGGATGGTGCGGGCAGGAGAGGAACTGACGGCTATGGATTGCCAAGTGACAAGCTGGAAGATGTGAAGGCACGGGAGCCAGGTGATCAGAACTTCAGCAGCAAAGTAGTCCAGAGGGGGCGAGAGTTCTTCGATAGCAATGGGAACTTCCTGTACAGAATCTGAGCTGGAGCATGGCTTATGTAGATGCCAAGTGAAACACAGCTGGGGAGTATATTTGGAGCTGCCTGGACTTCTGTGTATGGATTATCCACCTTGGGATAGGAGGAAATGATGAGCCTGGAATGTGGGAGGAAAGAGCTGCTCATTTGAATCTGACAAAATGCAGTGAACTTCACAGGGCAAATGTGTATGGCAGGGCAGGGTTAATGACTGGCTGGGTAGATTTCTAGCTTCCTGGAGCACTGCTCCTGGTCTGACCCACGTGGAGCTTTAGTACTCACCCTTCTTGCTTGGGCTCTCTATGTTGAAACTAGCCCATGTTGCATGTACTGTTAGGACTTTCTGTGATACTTGCAATATATgtttggggaaaaatgaaaagtttgcCTTCTGACCTCATTTACTTCTTGATTAATGAACATTAATAATTCTGGAACTGCTTAGTCAATTGATTGTTTTCATTATGtgcaaaaataaagtaaaatgtagcAGTTTGTGTTGATTGGTGCTCTCTGGGGTGGGAGGGTTTACCTGTGAAcctggggagtgagggagggaaagaggcaaAGGGTCCCTTGTCCTTGAACATTAAACACTGGGAGAGAGATGGAGCCTGAGGAGTTCCCAACAAAGGGCCCTATGTAGTTCACCCTGCTTAAAGATTTTGACAGCTAAAAATgggccttccctgatcacctGGTCTAAAGTAGGTCTTCTTTCCTTCAGTTGCTGGGGCTTTGAAAGAGATTGGAGTATGGGGGATTgacccttcccccccaaaaaaaagcagGCAAAGGCTTTAGGGCCCTCAGCATAATCTCTAGCTACTTTCAAAAGCTTGAATAGCATCTTATTTTACAGTTGTCATCAGATTTTTCCAAGGGAGCTGTGAAGTGGGCGAGAACGGGTAATAGGctccttaatttactgattctTTTAGAGATACTTCATTATAACCAGAAAGTGATGATCAATAGACAAAATAGAATGACACACATGCAAGCAACAGACGAGTCCGAGGACAGTTTTCACCCATACCTCATTTTAACAAGTCACTGGCAAAAAACTGGTTATTCAGAATTTAAATATGCAGGATGGTTaatgaaaataattgattttcCAAACCGTCACTGAGTCTGTTCATGAAACTCATTGCTATTTCAAATGTCATTAATAGCGATTACAGTATCATTGATTACTGTTAACCTGGGCATTTGTTCAATATGAATGGCAAGGCCCTGTCACATGCCAAAGTTAAGAGAATCCAGGTGCTGGTAATACAGCAGTGGGCAGATAAGGCCCTGTTCTCCCTGCTCTGTCACTGTCGTGACACTAtcaatttttttatgatttaaaaaagaaggtgATTTGCCATTAGAACCTTTTGATCATTTTAAGAGGTGGAAGATGCtgtttgactaattttttttttaaagattttatttatttatttgagagagagagaatgagagacagagagcaggagagggaggagggtcagagggagaagcaga
This genomic interval carries:
- the NGRN gene encoding neugrin, whose product is MAVTLSLLLGVRVRAAVARCGFATRGLADPGSLGREPDPDSDWEPEERELQEVESTLKRQKKAARFQKIRRQMEAPGAPPRTLTWKAMEQIRYLHKEFAESWSVPRLAEGFGVSTDVIRRVLKSKFVPTLEQKLKQDQKVLKKAGLAHSLQQLPSSGDTLKSLSASHSGSGSLLLQRGESSFKGWGHNTALYVIESNTHGTNTPRRQKGGSKGIQVLEEERSVPVAAAVGHQRELQKDSTRDGAGRRGTDGYGLPSDKLEDVKAREPGDQNFSSKVVQRGREFFDSNGNFLYRI